The Xyrauchen texanus isolate HMW12.3.18 chromosome 28, RBS_HiC_50CHRs, whole genome shotgun sequence genome has a segment encoding these proteins:
- the LOC127621598 gene encoding kinesin-like protein KIF26B isoform X1: MTNVKMGPMFSGTKGHAMQKEFLRVERPPPEGAGSSANDSHAAPWTGVARSSAGSLTAPLTNSLLRSKWSKESLNGYPECNSIMSFGTKKEMLFDTGHLCKKCISYFNVFKREALKQVIDGNASAKDPKFSIRLYDSMKTPTVEAWGDVEGHCGVCFTHFSQLKQEAIRTILTQDRAIWAAPTTANISSTSLDTGSQTLPRTSCRHSNISKSHQSSSNVATNYWVKGRKQLGSLWPLSPCDSVSHKTLQIPLHSEKADEKDCMSSKALCNYNASQPSRASSMSSLIPAGTSAALSFVTRAVQKLNGMVRRGRHCSESGASQHPTNFSSLLQKSPPPVPVNLLQLTNKSKETPGMGKIKVMLRVCSVPVSKPSQSHTFKVDLRKKQITVLDPASHNPQRQATGTAVSPKTFTFDALFGPDSTQAEVCESSLSELLQCVVAGTDGCILSFGQTKVGTYYTMIGHDGCTESLGVLPCAISWLFKLINRKKDKTWANISVSVSAVEVCGENNSIRDLLSGVETGNCKDTYKTDAYLEEDLIYEQQLCNHSVLNAPTPERAAFLLDAALASRSSGMLDSGGTPLHSCHMFFTLHVRQQHIGSSTKSGMKVDQSKLSLIYLGSCVGERDKSNCGICLADLGNTIIAKLNRHKHVPNSGSYLDMLLQDSLNNINCSTTIIAHISTSPQDLTESLCTMQTVSRIRRQKKKIRKSSSSSPGGRSSGNERKVNKSTRLRTFRSTGTLDQETSSPGFFGDPEFHPGSNKSCESVIYMDPFGLLNKEDTNRSREVLPIIPSLLKSKLESKKLSLMKFCEISPPLACRMKQTPKEKAKEESKPTILQDKLESDFECLKCNTFAELQNRLGNIDGTELFGMDNVIKAPQSNQIEKKLISSEDQASSEWASNSIRQGSPTKRDDIIHNTNEIPHAAVKCISDIVQTCSTELDFVRQSDPALSGQSPSTSEHQAEKMDVTSEEKYISLDDPTIKPETRIPPTGKSSLRSTSSSSFSSSFSASLGTPLAVSANVNEDVLNFTMKNQQEMKATITVTVQQPLDLNGHDELVYTVVEEVTINGATENDKAKILSAHDSHSLQTLTHGCQPVRIIGSVGEEQTVNFHRSTSNVQTSETEISVALSDATVNEPVQQKTINTCIDKVSGIIDSKDPPQCATSLEVPLIEDGPKETLDPNCNHSMYIQVSKSRQNCEILTEQNLLCLSKKKDFKDNSCPHGNTEHKNSQSPRETERKQYILKQEIVEGTKDNAPLPSTHTNIPNTKKKNVEKKEGPGIVRSAQLNQWQLLLNENKTEKKSPLEDSRKQFNAKLKALSSRSQTFDLSNSENFLRSTGSFEGICTSTSLKTKLLEDICGIDVGSKGLLERDYMPAQSKSMNLPGFKEGFEEDFVKFQASESLGRVPRFFPMPDVDAEDTTQSSKISKSKTTAVKKCTPSLKSHKMSYDACPKNTSLSPKSTRHSINRSSSLSYNEISKNQSSWSTQSLSRSQVKGGLCPKSSGFVLKGRVELLRSSGDSLSSFSQGGSDLDESEELMATKTYIHTLPSPYNQITAPRESYHCSGHTSDTTSVLSGELPPAMCKTALLYSRGSMVSSGYESVLRDSEATISSSSTHNSISDQSCTLGAANGTRSSKKRTNIGSNLRCSSKDNLQTLNRSFSGPKMHRVDRGVSDSYEIKVYEIDNVDTLQKRGVAGNKGIVHFSAKLKFLEHRQQRIAEVRVKYNALKRELEHAKQHLMVDPAKWTHKFDLWQTFEVDSLEHLEALELVTERLEQHVNLCKAHVLMVTCFDVTTKCRQKLRHLPSVNHKGCIGI; the protein is encoded by the exons ATGACCAACGTTAAAATGGGTCCCATGTTCAGCGGGACGAAGGGCCATGCAATGCAAAAGGAGTTCTTGCGCGTCGAGCGTCCCCCGCCTGAAGGCGCTGGCTCTTCGGCAAATGATTCCCATGCAGCACCTTGGACAGGGGTCGCTCGTTCTAGCGCCGGCTCACTCACGGCACCCCTCACTAACTCTCTCCTACGGTCAAAATGGTCCAAGGAATCGTTAAATGGTTACCCTGAATGCAACTCAATCATGTCTTTTGGGACGAAAAAAGAGATGTTATTCGACACGGGGCATTTATGCAAAAAGTGCATCTCTTATTTCAATGTCTTCAAAAGGGAAGCGCTGAAACAAGTGATTGACGGAAACGCTTCTGCCAAA GATCCCAAATTCTCCATTCGTCTTTATGACAGCATGAAAACACCTACTGTAGAAGCCTGGGGCGATGTGGAGGGACACTGTGGCGTCTGCTTCACTCACTTTAGCCAGCTAAAGCAGGAGGCCATCCGCACGATCCTCACTCAGGACCGGGCCATATGGGCCGCTCCTACAACTGCCAATATCTCATCTACAAGCCTAGACACAGGCTCACAAACCCTCCCAAGAACCTCATGCCGCCATTCTAATATCTCAAAGTCCCATCAGAGTTCCAGCAATGTGGCAACAAATTACTGGGTTAAAGGACGTAAACAGTTGGGGTCTCTGTGGCCCTTGTCCCCATGTGATTCAGTCTCTCATAAG ACCTTACAGATTCCTTTGCATTCAGAAAAGGCGGATGAGAAGGACTGCATGTCTTCTAAAGCGCTATGCAACTACAACGCCTCACAGCCATCAAGAGCTTCTAGTATGTCCTCCCTGATACCAGCAGGAACCTCTGCTGCCTTGTCATTTGTAACCAG GGCAGTACAAAAGCTGAATGGAATGGTTAGGAGAGGGAGGCACTGCTCAGAGAGTGGTGCTTCCCAACACCCAACCAACTTCAGTAGTCTTCTGCAGAAGTCTCCCCCTCCAGTACCAGTGAACCTTTTGCAGTTAACTAATAAAAGCAAGGAAACACCTGGGATGGGGAAG ATTAAAGTAATGCTGCGAGTCTGTTCGGTTCCTGTGTCAAAGCCCTCCCAGTCACACACTTTTAAAGTGGACCTGCGCAAGAAACAGATCACAGTGCTGGATCCAGCCTCCCACAACCCTCAGAGACAGGCTACTGGCACTGCAGTCTCCCCGAAAACCTTCACCTTTGATGCTCTCTTTGGCCCTGATTCAACCCAG GCTGAAGTTTGTGAGAGCAGCTTGTCTGAGTTACTTCAGTGTGTGGTCGCCGGGACCGATGGTTGCATCTTAAGTTTTGGACAAACCAAAGTGG gaacGTACTACACAATGATTGGCCATGATGGGTGCACCGAAAGCCTTGGAGTCCTCCCTTGTGCTATCTCTTGGCTTTTCAAGCTCATTAACAGGAAGAAAGACAAGACATGGGCAAACATCTCTGTTTCCGTGTCGGCTGTAGAGGTCTGTGGGGAAAACAATTCCATCAGGGATTTACTCTCTGGTGTTGAAACAGGCAACTGTAAGGACACCTATAAGACAGATGCTTACCTCGAAGAAGACCTCATCTATGAACAACAG CTTTGCAACCACAGTGTGCTAAATGCTCCAACTCCAGAAAGAGCAGCTTTTCTACTAGATGCAGCTCTTGCATCTCGCAGCAGTGGGATGTTGGACAGTGGAGGGACACCACTGCACAGCTGTCACATGTTCTTCACCCTGCATGTTCGCCAACAGCACATAGGGAGTAGCACCAAATCTGGGA TGAAAGTGGACCAAAGCAAGCTGAGCCTGATCTATTTAGGGAGCTGTGTAGGGGAGAGGGACAAAAGCAATTGTGGAATATGCCTTGCTGACCTTGGAAATACTATCATAGCCAAGCTCAACAGACATAAACATGTCCCTAATAG TGGAAGTTACTTAGACATGCTCCTGCAAGACTCTCTGAACAATATCAACTGTTCCACCACAATTATTGCCCATATATCCACCTCACCCCAAGACCTCACAGAAAGCCTCTGTACAATGCAGACAGTGTCTCGAATCCGAAGGCAAAAAAAGAAGATCAGG aaATCTTCATCAAGCTCACCGGGAGGAAGAAGCTCAGGCAATGAGAGGAAAGTCAATAAATCCACCAGGCTGAGAACATTCCGGTCCACAGGGACACTGGATCAGGAAACTTCCTCTCCTGGTTTCTTTGGTGATCCAGAATTTCACCCTGGGAGTAATAAGTCTTGTGAGTCGGTCATCTACATGGATCCTTTTGGCCTCCTAAATAAAGAGGATACAAATAGAAGCCGAGAGGTTTTGCCCATTATTCCGTCTTTACTCAAGAGCAAGTTAGAGTCAAAGAAGCTTTCTCTGATGAAATTTTGTGAAATCTCTCCACCACTTGCCTGTCGCATGAAACAAACACCAAAAGAAAAGGCTAAAGAAGAGTCAAAGCCAACAATATTGCAAgataaattggagtcagattttGAGTGTTTGAAGTGCAACACATTTGCAGAACTCCAGAATCGATTGGGAAACATAGATGGAACAGAGTTATTTGGCATGGACAATGTGATTAAAGCAcctcaatcaaatcaaattgagAAGAAATTAATTTCATCTGAAGATCAAGCATCAAGTGAATGGGCATCAAACAGTATCAGACAGGGAAGCCCTACAAAAAGGGACGATATCATTCACAACACTAATGAAATTCCACATGCTGCTGTCAAATGCATTTCAGATATTGTTCAGACATGCTCAACAGAGTTAGATTTTGTGAGGCAGAGTGACCCAGCGCTATCTGGCCAGTCGCCCAGTACATCTGAGCATCAAGCTGAAAAAATGGACGTGACAtctgaagaaaaatatatatcattGGATGATCCCACAATTAAACCTGAGACACGAATTCCTCCCACTGGCAAGAGTTCACTAAGATCTACATCCTCCTCTTCTTTTTCTTCATCCTTCTCTGCCAGTTTGGGCACCCCACTGGCTGTTTCTGCAAATGTGAATGAAGACGTTCTAAATTTTACAATGAAGAACCAACAAGAGATGAAGGCCACCATCACTGTGACAGTTCAGCAGCCACTGGATCTTAATGGACATGATGAGCTAGTGTATACTGTGGTTGAAGAAGTAACAATAAATGGGGCCACTGAAAACGACAAGGCGAAAATATTAAGTGCTCATGATTCACACTCTCTCCAGACTTTAACACATGGGTGTCAACCTGTCAGGATTATCGGGAGTGTAGGGGAAGAACAAACTGTGAATTTTCATAGATCCACCTCTAATGTGCAAACTTCAGAGACTGAAATCTCAGTGGCCTTATCTGATGCAACTGTCAATGAACCTGTCCAACAAAAAACAATCAATACATGTATTGACAAGGTAAGCGGCATCATTGATTCAAAAGACCCGCCGCAGTGTGCTACTTCGTTAGAGGTTCCCCTGATTGAAGATGGACCCAAGGAAACACTTGACCCCAATTGTAACCATTCAATGTACATTCAGGTCTCAAAGTCCAGACAGAATTGTGAAATTCTAACTGAGCAGAACTTGTTGTGCTTAAGCAAAAAGAAAGACTTCAAGGATAACTCATGTCCACACGGGAACACAGAACATAAGAATTCACAAAGTCCAAGAGAAACTGAGAGGAAGCAATATATCTTGAAACAGGAAATTGTGGAAGGGACCAAAGATAATGCTCCACTCCCATCAACACATACAAATATCCCCAATACAAAAAAGAAGAATGTAGAGAAAAAAGAAGGGCCAGGAATAGTCAGAAGTGCACAGCTAAATCAGTGGCAGCTTCTGCTAAATGAGAATAAGACTGAAAAAAAATCTCCTCTTGAGGACAGCAGGAAGCAATTTAATGCAAAATTGAAAGCATTATCTAGCAGAAGTCAAACTTTTGATCTGAGCAATAGTGAGAACTTTTTAAGATCAACTGGAAGCTTTGAGGGTATTTGTACCTCGACAAGTCTTAAGACCAAACTCCTTGAAGACATTTGTGGCATTGATGTGGGCTCTAAAGGCCTTTTAGAGCGAGATTATATGCCAGCTCAGTCAAAGAGTATGAACTTGCCTGGTTTTAAAGAAGGCTTTGAGGAGGACTTTGTAAAGTTTCAAGCCAGTGAGAGTCTTGGGAGAGTTCCAAGGTTTTTCCCCATGCCTGATGTTGATGCAGAGGACACAACTCAGTCGTCCAAAATCAGTAAGTCTAAGACAACAGCTGTTAAAAAATGTACACCAAgtttaaagagccacaaaatgtCTTATGATGCTTGTCCCAAGAATACAAGCTTATCCCCCAAATCTACCAGACACTCAATCAACAGGAGCTCAAGCCTTTCTTATAATGAAATCTCCAAAAACCAAAGTTCCTGGTCAACACAGTCCTTATCTCGAAGTCAGGTGAAAGGTGGTCTTTGTCCCAAGTCCTCTGGTTTTGTCCTGAAAGGAAGAGTTGAACTTTTAAGAAGTAGTGGAGATTCTCTTTCCAGTTTTAGCCAAGGTGGGTCTGATTTAGATGAAAGTGAGGAACTAATGGCAACGAAAACTTATATTCACACACTGCCGTCCCCATACAACCAGATTACAGCTCCACGTGAATCATACCACTGTAGTGGTCATACCAGCGATACCACCAGTGTTCTTAGTGGAGAGCTGCCTCCTGCCATGTGTAAAACAGCTTTACTCTATAGCAGGGGCAGTATGGTCAGTAGTGGTTATGAAAGCGTACTTAGAGACAGTGAAGCTACAATCAGCAGCAGTTCAACACACAACTCCATCAGTGATCAGAGCTGCACCCTTGGTGCTGCTAATGGCACAAGAAGTTCCAAGAAAAGAACCAACATAG GATCCAATTTAAGATGCTCATCTAAAGACAACCTCCAGACACTGAATAGATCCTTTAGTGGGCCCAAAATGCACAGGGTGGATCGGGGTGTTTCTGACTCTTACGAAATTAAAGTCTATGAGATTGATAATGTAGATACTTTACAGAAAAGAGGTGTGGCAGGGAACAAG GGCATAGTCCACTTTAGTGCAAAGTTGAAATTCCTGGAGCATCGACAGCAGAGAATTGCAGAGGTGAGGGTCAAGTATAATGCTCTCAAGAGGGAGTTGGAACATGCCAAGCAACATCTGATGGTGGACCCTGCCAAATGGACCCACAAAT TTGACTTATGGCAAACATTTGAGGTAGACTCCCTGGAGCACTTAGAGGCTTTGGAGCTGGTCACTGAACGGCTAGAGCAACATGTTAATCTCTGTAAAGCACATGTATTGATGGTAACCTGCTTTGATGTTACAACCAAGTGCAGGCAAAAGTTGCGACATCTGCCTTCTGTAAATCATAAAGGGTGCATAGGAATATAG
- the LOC127621598 gene encoding kinesin-like protein KIF26B isoform X2: protein MSSKALCNYNASQPSRASSMSSLIPAGTSAALSFVTRAVQKLNGMVRRGRHCSESGASQHPTNFSSLLQKSPPPVPVNLLQLTNKSKETPGMGKIKVMLRVCSVPVSKPSQSHTFKVDLRKKQITVLDPASHNPQRQATGTAVSPKTFTFDALFGPDSTQAEVCESSLSELLQCVVAGTDGCILSFGQTKVGTYYTMIGHDGCTESLGVLPCAISWLFKLINRKKDKTWANISVSVSAVEVCGENNSIRDLLSGVETGNCKDTYKTDAYLEEDLIYEQQLCNHSVLNAPTPERAAFLLDAALASRSSGMLDSGGTPLHSCHMFFTLHVRQQHIGSSTKSGMKVDQSKLSLIYLGSCVGERDKSNCGICLADLGNTIIAKLNRHKHVPNSGSYLDMLLQDSLNNINCSTTIIAHISTSPQDLTESLCTMQTVSRIRRQKKKIRKSSSSSPGGRSSGNERKVNKSTRLRTFRSTGTLDQETSSPGFFGDPEFHPGSNKSCESVIYMDPFGLLNKEDTNRSREVLPIIPSLLKSKLESKKLSLMKFCEISPPLACRMKQTPKEKAKEESKPTILQDKLESDFECLKCNTFAELQNRLGNIDGTELFGMDNVIKAPQSNQIEKKLISSEDQASSEWASNSIRQGSPTKRDDIIHNTNEIPHAAVKCISDIVQTCSTELDFVRQSDPALSGQSPSTSEHQAEKMDVTSEEKYISLDDPTIKPETRIPPTGKSSLRSTSSSSFSSSFSASLGTPLAVSANVNEDVLNFTMKNQQEMKATITVTVQQPLDLNGHDELVYTVVEEVTINGATENDKAKILSAHDSHSLQTLTHGCQPVRIIGSVGEEQTVNFHRSTSNVQTSETEISVALSDATVNEPVQQKTINTCIDKVSGIIDSKDPPQCATSLEVPLIEDGPKETLDPNCNHSMYIQVSKSRQNCEILTEQNLLCLSKKKDFKDNSCPHGNTEHKNSQSPRETERKQYILKQEIVEGTKDNAPLPSTHTNIPNTKKKNVEKKEGPGIVRSAQLNQWQLLLNENKTEKKSPLEDSRKQFNAKLKALSSRSQTFDLSNSENFLRSTGSFEGICTSTSLKTKLLEDICGIDVGSKGLLERDYMPAQSKSMNLPGFKEGFEEDFVKFQASESLGRVPRFFPMPDVDAEDTTQSSKISKSKTTAVKKCTPSLKSHKMSYDACPKNTSLSPKSTRHSINRSSSLSYNEISKNQSSWSTQSLSRSQVKGGLCPKSSGFVLKGRVELLRSSGDSLSSFSQGGSDLDESEELMATKTYIHTLPSPYNQITAPRESYHCSGHTSDTTSVLSGELPPAMCKTALLYSRGSMVSSGYESVLRDSEATISSSSTHNSISDQSCTLGAANGTRSSKKRTNIGSNLRCSSKDNLQTLNRSFSGPKMHRVDRGVSDSYEIKVYEIDNVDTLQKRGVAGNKGIVHFSAKLKFLEHRQQRIAEVRVKYNALKRELEHAKQHLMVDPAKWTHKFDLWQTFEVDSLEHLEALELVTERLEQHVNLCKAHVLMVTCFDVTTKCRQKLRHLPSVNHKGCIGI from the exons ATGTCTTCTAAAGCGCTATGCAACTACAACGCCTCACAGCCATCAAGAGCTTCTAGTATGTCCTCCCTGATACCAGCAGGAACCTCTGCTGCCTTGTCATTTGTAACCAG GGCAGTACAAAAGCTGAATGGAATGGTTAGGAGAGGGAGGCACTGCTCAGAGAGTGGTGCTTCCCAACACCCAACCAACTTCAGTAGTCTTCTGCAGAAGTCTCCCCCTCCAGTACCAGTGAACCTTTTGCAGTTAACTAATAAAAGCAAGGAAACACCTGGGATGGGGAAG ATTAAAGTAATGCTGCGAGTCTGTTCGGTTCCTGTGTCAAAGCCCTCCCAGTCACACACTTTTAAAGTGGACCTGCGCAAGAAACAGATCACAGTGCTGGATCCAGCCTCCCACAACCCTCAGAGACAGGCTACTGGCACTGCAGTCTCCCCGAAAACCTTCACCTTTGATGCTCTCTTTGGCCCTGATTCAACCCAG GCTGAAGTTTGTGAGAGCAGCTTGTCTGAGTTACTTCAGTGTGTGGTCGCCGGGACCGATGGTTGCATCTTAAGTTTTGGACAAACCAAAGTGG gaacGTACTACACAATGATTGGCCATGATGGGTGCACCGAAAGCCTTGGAGTCCTCCCTTGTGCTATCTCTTGGCTTTTCAAGCTCATTAACAGGAAGAAAGACAAGACATGGGCAAACATCTCTGTTTCCGTGTCGGCTGTAGAGGTCTGTGGGGAAAACAATTCCATCAGGGATTTACTCTCTGGTGTTGAAACAGGCAACTGTAAGGACACCTATAAGACAGATGCTTACCTCGAAGAAGACCTCATCTATGAACAACAG CTTTGCAACCACAGTGTGCTAAATGCTCCAACTCCAGAAAGAGCAGCTTTTCTACTAGATGCAGCTCTTGCATCTCGCAGCAGTGGGATGTTGGACAGTGGAGGGACACCACTGCACAGCTGTCACATGTTCTTCACCCTGCATGTTCGCCAACAGCACATAGGGAGTAGCACCAAATCTGGGA TGAAAGTGGACCAAAGCAAGCTGAGCCTGATCTATTTAGGGAGCTGTGTAGGGGAGAGGGACAAAAGCAATTGTGGAATATGCCTTGCTGACCTTGGAAATACTATCATAGCCAAGCTCAACAGACATAAACATGTCCCTAATAG TGGAAGTTACTTAGACATGCTCCTGCAAGACTCTCTGAACAATATCAACTGTTCCACCACAATTATTGCCCATATATCCACCTCACCCCAAGACCTCACAGAAAGCCTCTGTACAATGCAGACAGTGTCTCGAATCCGAAGGCAAAAAAAGAAGATCAGG aaATCTTCATCAAGCTCACCGGGAGGAAGAAGCTCAGGCAATGAGAGGAAAGTCAATAAATCCACCAGGCTGAGAACATTCCGGTCCACAGGGACACTGGATCAGGAAACTTCCTCTCCTGGTTTCTTTGGTGATCCAGAATTTCACCCTGGGAGTAATAAGTCTTGTGAGTCGGTCATCTACATGGATCCTTTTGGCCTCCTAAATAAAGAGGATACAAATAGAAGCCGAGAGGTTTTGCCCATTATTCCGTCTTTACTCAAGAGCAAGTTAGAGTCAAAGAAGCTTTCTCTGATGAAATTTTGTGAAATCTCTCCACCACTTGCCTGTCGCATGAAACAAACACCAAAAGAAAAGGCTAAAGAAGAGTCAAAGCCAACAATATTGCAAgataaattggagtcagattttGAGTGTTTGAAGTGCAACACATTTGCAGAACTCCAGAATCGATTGGGAAACATAGATGGAACAGAGTTATTTGGCATGGACAATGTGATTAAAGCAcctcaatcaaatcaaattgagAAGAAATTAATTTCATCTGAAGATCAAGCATCAAGTGAATGGGCATCAAACAGTATCAGACAGGGAAGCCCTACAAAAAGGGACGATATCATTCACAACACTAATGAAATTCCACATGCTGCTGTCAAATGCATTTCAGATATTGTTCAGACATGCTCAACAGAGTTAGATTTTGTGAGGCAGAGTGACCCAGCGCTATCTGGCCAGTCGCCCAGTACATCTGAGCATCAAGCTGAAAAAATGGACGTGACAtctgaagaaaaatatatatcattGGATGATCCCACAATTAAACCTGAGACACGAATTCCTCCCACTGGCAAGAGTTCACTAAGATCTACATCCTCCTCTTCTTTTTCTTCATCCTTCTCTGCCAGTTTGGGCACCCCACTGGCTGTTTCTGCAAATGTGAATGAAGACGTTCTAAATTTTACAATGAAGAACCAACAAGAGATGAAGGCCACCATCACTGTGACAGTTCAGCAGCCACTGGATCTTAATGGACATGATGAGCTAGTGTATACTGTGGTTGAAGAAGTAACAATAAATGGGGCCACTGAAAACGACAAGGCGAAAATATTAAGTGCTCATGATTCACACTCTCTCCAGACTTTAACACATGGGTGTCAACCTGTCAGGATTATCGGGAGTGTAGGGGAAGAACAAACTGTGAATTTTCATAGATCCACCTCTAATGTGCAAACTTCAGAGACTGAAATCTCAGTGGCCTTATCTGATGCAACTGTCAATGAACCTGTCCAACAAAAAACAATCAATACATGTATTGACAAGGTAAGCGGCATCATTGATTCAAAAGACCCGCCGCAGTGTGCTACTTCGTTAGAGGTTCCCCTGATTGAAGATGGACCCAAGGAAACACTTGACCCCAATTGTAACCATTCAATGTACATTCAGGTCTCAAAGTCCAGACAGAATTGTGAAATTCTAACTGAGCAGAACTTGTTGTGCTTAAGCAAAAAGAAAGACTTCAAGGATAACTCATGTCCACACGGGAACACAGAACATAAGAATTCACAAAGTCCAAGAGAAACTGAGAGGAAGCAATATATCTTGAAACAGGAAATTGTGGAAGGGACCAAAGATAATGCTCCACTCCCATCAACACATACAAATATCCCCAATACAAAAAAGAAGAATGTAGAGAAAAAAGAAGGGCCAGGAATAGTCAGAAGTGCACAGCTAAATCAGTGGCAGCTTCTGCTAAATGAGAATAAGACTGAAAAAAAATCTCCTCTTGAGGACAGCAGGAAGCAATTTAATGCAAAATTGAAAGCATTATCTAGCAGAAGTCAAACTTTTGATCTGAGCAATAGTGAGAACTTTTTAAGATCAACTGGAAGCTTTGAGGGTATTTGTACCTCGACAAGTCTTAAGACCAAACTCCTTGAAGACATTTGTGGCATTGATGTGGGCTCTAAAGGCCTTTTAGAGCGAGATTATATGCCAGCTCAGTCAAAGAGTATGAACTTGCCTGGTTTTAAAGAAGGCTTTGAGGAGGACTTTGTAAAGTTTCAAGCCAGTGAGAGTCTTGGGAGAGTTCCAAGGTTTTTCCCCATGCCTGATGTTGATGCAGAGGACACAACTCAGTCGTCCAAAATCAGTAAGTCTAAGACAACAGCTGTTAAAAAATGTACACCAAgtttaaagagccacaaaatgtCTTATGATGCTTGTCCCAAGAATACAAGCTTATCCCCCAAATCTACCAGACACTCAATCAACAGGAGCTCAAGCCTTTCTTATAATGAAATCTCCAAAAACCAAAGTTCCTGGTCAACACAGTCCTTATCTCGAAGTCAGGTGAAAGGTGGTCTTTGTCCCAAGTCCTCTGGTTTTGTCCTGAAAGGAAGAGTTGAACTTTTAAGAAGTAGTGGAGATTCTCTTTCCAGTTTTAGCCAAGGTGGGTCTGATTTAGATGAAAGTGAGGAACTAATGGCAACGAAAACTTATATTCACACACTGCCGTCCCCATACAACCAGATTACAGCTCCACGTGAATCATACCACTGTAGTGGTCATACCAGCGATACCACCAGTGTTCTTAGTGGAGAGCTGCCTCCTGCCATGTGTAAAACAGCTTTACTCTATAGCAGGGGCAGTATGGTCAGTAGTGGTTATGAAAGCGTACTTAGAGACAGTGAAGCTACAATCAGCAGCAGTTCAACACACAACTCCATCAGTGATCAGAGCTGCACCCTTGGTGCTGCTAATGGCACAAGAAGTTCCAAGAAAAGAACCAACATAG GATCCAATTTAAGATGCTCATCTAAAGACAACCTCCAGACACTGAATAGATCCTTTAGTGGGCCCAAAATGCACAGGGTGGATCGGGGTGTTTCTGACTCTTACGAAATTAAAGTCTATGAGATTGATAATGTAGATACTTTACAGAAAAGAGGTGTGGCAGGGAACAAG GGCATAGTCCACTTTAGTGCAAAGTTGAAATTCCTGGAGCATCGACAGCAGAGAATTGCAGAGGTGAGGGTCAAGTATAATGCTCTCAAGAGGGAGTTGGAACATGCCAAGCAACATCTGATGGTGGACCCTGCCAAATGGACCCACAAAT TTGACTTATGGCAAACATTTGAGGTAGACTCCCTGGAGCACTTAGAGGCTTTGGAGCTGGTCACTGAACGGCTAGAGCAACATGTTAATCTCTGTAAAGCACATGTATTGATGGTAACCTGCTTTGATGTTACAACCAAGTGCAGGCAAAAGTTGCGACATCTGCCTTCTGTAAATCATAAAGGGTGCATAGGAATATAG